The following coding sequences are from one Musa acuminata AAA Group cultivar baxijiao chromosome BXJ1-6, Cavendish_Baxijiao_AAA, whole genome shotgun sequence window:
- the LOC135676321 gene encoding mitochondrial uncoupling protein 2-like isoform X2, translating to MVDHGSRTDISFYWRFVSSAIAACFAEFCTIPLDTAKVRLQLQKKAAAGDAVAIPKYRGMLGTIITIFREEGLTALWTGLVPGLHRQCLFGGLRIGLYEPVKAFLFGDSFVGDISLIKKILAGLITGALAITVANPTDLVKVRLQSEGKLPPGVPRRYLGALDAYFKIIRQEGIGSLWTGLGPNIARNAIINAAELASYDHIKQTILEIPGFTDDIFTHVLAGLGAGFFAVCIGSPVDVDQDHSQVVDI from the exons ATGGTGGACCACGGCTCCAGGACCGATATCTCCTTCTACTGGCGGTTCGTGAGCAGCGCCATCGCCGCCTGCTTCGCCGAG TTTTGCACCATTCCTTTGGACACTGCTAAAGTCAGGCTTCAGCTACAGAAAAAAGCGGCTGCCGGGGATGCAGTGGCAATACCTAAATACAGGGGAATGTTGGGCACCATAATAACAATATTTAGGGAGGAAGGTTTGACAGCACTATGGACAGGCCTCGTACCTGGGTTGCATCGTCAATGTCTCTTTGGTGGGTTGCGGATTGGGTTGTATGAGCCT GTCAAAGCCTTCTTGTTTGGCGATAGTTTTGTCGGAGATATTTCATTGATAAAGAAAATCCTTGCTGGGCTTATAACTG GTGCCTTGGCAATTACTGTGGCCAATCCAACTGATCTTGTAAAGGTTCGCCTTCAATCCGAAGGCAAACTTCCACCGGGTGTGCCAAGACGTTATTTAGGAGCATTGGATGCTTATTTCAAAATAATCAGACAG GAAGGAATTGGGTCTTTATGGACTGGTCTTGGTCCCAATATTGCACGTAACGCGATTATAAATGCTGCTGAGCTAGCAAGCTATGATCATATAAAACAG ACAATCTTGGAAATTCCTGGATTCACAGATGACATTTTCACTCATGTTTTAGCTGGTTTGGGTGCTGGATTCTTTGCTGTTTG